The Polynucleobacter sp. TSB-Sco08W16 genome includes a region encoding these proteins:
- a CDS encoding DUF2244 domain-containing protein — MRRWQMRRNCALTPKQLLQFYIALVCLSLIVATGFFLAGVWVIPIFTALELTAVTIGFLIYCRHALDSETIEVDGKRLMVKKFIGYKETFYEFNTQWAKIEPPIEGSKIFHISQSNMRVELGQFIRYEQQLALIRQMRACLG; from the coding sequence GTGAGACGTTGGCAAATGCGCAGAAACTGTGCTTTGACTCCGAAGCAGTTACTCCAGTTTTATATTGCCCTGGTCTGCCTCTCATTAATTGTCGCAACTGGCTTTTTCTTGGCTGGTGTGTGGGTTATTCCCATTTTTACAGCCTTAGAGTTAACTGCAGTAACGATTGGTTTCTTAATCTACTGCAGACATGCCCTTGATTCAGAAACGATTGAGGTTGATGGCAAGCGCCTGATGGTTAAAAAGTTCATTGGCTATAAAGAAACTTTTTACGAGTTCAATACCCAGTGGGCAAAAATTGAACCTCCGATAGAGGGCTCGAAAATATTTCATATTAGCCAATCCAACATGCGGGTTGAGCTTGGGCAGTTTATTCGATACGAACAACAGCTTGCTTTGATTAGGCAGATGCGAGCGTGCTTAGGTTGA
- a CDS encoding MAPEG family protein gives MNQYLYTSFITLLTVLLMLGLTFNVGRARGKYQVKAPAVSGHELFERAYRIQLNTIESVLMFLPALWLYAIFIGDKGAGDSGVIWLIARLVYAISYQLNPSKRGLGFLVSILVIAGLWAGAAYGIFHQYMKV, from the coding sequence ATGAACCAATATCTTTACACCTCGTTTATTACCTTACTTACGGTTTTACTGATGCTTGGCTTAACGTTTAATGTGGGCAGAGCTAGAGGTAAATATCAGGTCAAAGCACCTGCAGTTTCAGGTCATGAGCTATTTGAGCGTGCCTATCGTATCCAGCTCAATACGATTGAAAGTGTATTGATGTTTTTACCTGCCCTATGGCTTTATGCCATCTTCATTGGAGATAAAGGGGCCGGTGATTCTGGCGTCATTTGGTTAATTGCTAGGCTTGTGTATGCGATTTCTTATCAACTCAATCCATCCAAACGGGGTTTAGGTTTCTTGGTATCTATTTTGGTAATAGCCGGTTTATGGGCTGGTGCTGCCTATGGCATCTTTCATCAATACATGAAGGTCTAA
- a CDS encoding alpha-ketoglutarate-dependent dioxygenase AlkB yields MQSSLFEFKHSDSTINLLPRDGSAQYLPEVLGDVHAANLMDQLQRSLAWESDQLILFGKKITTRRKVAWVGDLDCSYTYSGVKKSPQAWTPELLSIKQEMEELAQSEFNSCLLNLYHDGDDGMGWHSDDEKELDASAPIASLSLGAQRKFAFRHKEDKTTIPVYLENASVLIMRSPTQKFWQHALLKSKKVSTSRINLTFRKILIQNA; encoded by the coding sequence ATGCAAAGCTCCTTATTTGAATTTAAGCACTCTGACAGCACGATTAATCTGCTGCCCAGGGATGGTTCTGCACAGTACCTACCAGAGGTACTAGGCGATGTTCATGCCGCCAATTTAATGGATCAGCTACAGAGATCGCTTGCATGGGAATCTGATCAGCTCATCCTATTTGGTAAAAAGATTACCACCCGCCGTAAGGTAGCTTGGGTTGGGGATTTGGATTGCTCATATACCTACTCCGGAGTTAAAAAGAGCCCTCAAGCATGGACGCCAGAATTGCTATCAATCAAGCAAGAAATGGAAGAACTTGCTCAATCGGAATTTAATTCTTGCCTCCTCAATCTCTATCACGATGGCGATGATGGCATGGGCTGGCATAGCGATGATGAAAAAGAACTAGATGCAAGCGCGCCAATTGCCTCACTTAGTCTTGGGGCTCAACGTAAGTTTGCCTTTCGTCATAAAGAAGACAAAACGACCATTCCTGTTTATTTAGAAAATGCTAGCGTCCTCATCATGCGCAGTCCCACACAAAAATTTTGGCAGCATGCATTGCTAAAAAGCAAAAAAGTTTCTACTTCTCGTATCAACTTAACATTTAGAAAAATTCTGATTCAAAATGCTTAA
- a CDS encoding NAD(P)/FAD-dependent oxidoreductase, with protein MLNHNTGPTIAIIGAGLAGLSCATQLQAKGFKVQVFEKSRGPSGRMSTRNGEGWSADHGAQYFMARDPLFMDELNTWLTAGVAAKWHPHLKVYEDGQWRESASNDQRYVGIPSMNSPGKYLAKNLDVIYSQTIHSIAHKNGKWTLSSLENGKLEGQFDFLVLAIPSPQAFALTNLVDQSIEAKNQVDMLGCWTVMAVFNEKQSIPFDAAFINGEIISWISRNNSKPQREGQESWTIHANPQWSQEWIELDKDEASKQILECAKRLGLDCQHAAISIHRWRYASGSTVANPGFKVFEDIQLGLCGDWLHGGRVEGAWLSAYRLANAITAQTTL; from the coding sequence ATGCTTAATCACAATACTGGGCCAACGATCGCCATCATTGGGGCCGGCCTAGCAGGTCTGAGCTGCGCCACTCAATTACAAGCAAAAGGATTTAAGGTTCAGGTATTTGAAAAAAGTCGTGGACCCAGCGGTCGTATGAGTACCCGCAATGGGGAGGGCTGGTCTGCTGACCATGGCGCTCAATATTTCATGGCAAGAGACCCTCTTTTTATGGATGAACTAAACACCTGGCTTACCGCTGGCGTTGCGGCTAAATGGCATCCACACCTCAAGGTCTATGAAGATGGGCAGTGGCGAGAGAGTGCCTCCAATGACCAGCGCTATGTTGGCATACCCTCCATGAATTCTCCTGGAAAATATTTAGCTAAGAACTTGGATGTTATTTACAGTCAAACTATTCATAGCATTGCCCACAAGAATGGGAAATGGACTCTAAGCAGCCTTGAAAATGGAAAACTTGAAGGTCAATTTGATTTTTTAGTACTAGCAATTCCGTCACCACAAGCCTTTGCCCTAACGAACTTAGTAGACCAGTCGATTGAAGCTAAAAATCAGGTCGATATGCTGGGCTGCTGGACGGTAATGGCCGTATTTAATGAAAAGCAGAGCATTCCTTTTGATGCCGCTTTTATTAATGGTGAAATCATCAGCTGGATTTCTAGAAACAATTCAAAGCCACAGCGAGAAGGCCAAGAGTCTTGGACGATTCACGCTAATCCACAGTGGAGTCAAGAATGGATTGAACTAGACAAAGATGAGGCTAGTAAACAAATATTGGAATGTGCCAAAAGATTAGGTTTAGATTGTCAGCATGCCGCAATTTCTATTCATCGCTGGCGTTATGCGAGCGGTTCTACTGTAGCTAACCCAGGGTTTAAAGTTTTTGAGGACATCCAATTAGGTCTTTGCGGAGACTGGCTGCATGGCGGTAGAGTGGAAGGTGCTTGGCTTAGCGCTTATCGGTTAGCAAATGCAATTACCGCTCAAACAACACTTTAA
- a CDS encoding dihydroneopterin aldolase, producing MALASIELRDLKLQTQIGTYAPGAIIPKEHLLDLTLWIDAKLVLIAEDVMENVFDYDPLIIEIDRLAGDCHYESQERLMTRIIEACAKYSEIKAMDIGLRKFPVRAGSGSLGVRLSVDSLTLNTYRASSTSA from the coding sequence ATGGCTTTAGCATCCATCGAATTACGAGATCTCAAACTCCAAACCCAAATCGGCACTTATGCGCCAGGAGCGATCATTCCCAAAGAACATCTTTTGGATTTAACCCTTTGGATTGATGCAAAACTGGTTCTGATTGCAGAAGATGTGATGGAGAACGTGTTTGATTACGACCCCCTGATTATTGAGATTGATAGACTTGCTGGAGACTGTCATTACGAATCCCAAGAAAGACTCATGACTCGCATCATTGAAGCCTGTGCAAAATATTCTGAAATTAAGGCGATGGATATTGGCCTCAGAAAGTTTCCTGTTCGCGCAGGATCAGGATCGCTTGGTGTGAGACTCTCGGTAGATTCATTAACCCTGAATACCTATAGAGCTTCTAGTACTTCAGCGTAA
- a CDS encoding superoxide dismutase family protein, producing the protein MNISKKQSLLMLSVASLFSLAACQSMEQGTGQKASASLESKSGSQAKGEVTFVWQGHDVLINGKFSGLKPNSEQGFHVHEKGDCSSPDAMSAGPHFNPDTKMHGVPDSGMNHAGDMPNIKADANGNATYTAKLHGFAVNTGSTGIVGRAVVVHRDPDDYKSQPAGNSGPRIACGLIK; encoded by the coding sequence ATGAACATCAGCAAAAAACAGTCGCTTCTCATGTTGTCCGTGGCTAGTCTATTTTCGCTAGCTGCTTGCCAGTCCATGGAGCAGGGTACTGGCCAGAAAGCCAGCGCGTCATTGGAATCAAAATCGGGCTCTCAAGCCAAAGGTGAGGTCACCTTTGTTTGGCAAGGTCACGATGTATTAATTAATGGCAAATTTTCTGGTTTGAAGCCTAACTCTGAGCAAGGTTTTCATGTGCACGAGAAGGGGGATTGCTCCTCTCCGGACGCAATGAGTGCAGGACCGCACTTTAACCCTGATACAAAGATGCATGGTGTTCCAGATAGTGGCATGAATCACGCGGGAGATATGCCAAATATCAAAGCAGATGCAAATGGCAATGCAACTTACACAGCTAAATTACATGGTTTTGCTGTAAATACTGGATCAACAGGTATTGTTGGTCGTGCTGTAGTGGTGCACAGAGATCCAGATGATTACAAGAGTCAGCCTGCTGGTAACTCTGGCCCGCGCATTGCCTGTGGCTTGATTAAATAA
- a CDS encoding histidine phosphatase family protein, with translation MKLHKIITTLTVGALLHFFTLPAQASLASDLSDGQHVLLMRHADAPGYGDPAGYQLDKCSTQRNLGDKGKKQAVIIGQWLTSQGISSAKVISSVWCRCLDTAKLLNKGAVTTSPALGSFFDDMSLQKQQTQDLEKLIQIQLHENPKTPLILVTHHVNIQAYAGKVVNVGDMVLVKVDPSGKNLSQQIYPSPSF, from the coding sequence ATGAAACTACACAAGATAATTACCACTCTGACAGTAGGCGCTTTACTTCATTTTTTTACATTGCCCGCACAAGCAAGCCTTGCTAGCGATCTAAGTGATGGTCAGCATGTCCTACTAATGCGCCATGCTGATGCGCCAGGTTATGGAGATCCCGCAGGCTATCAACTAGATAAATGCTCTACCCAAAGAAATTTAGGAGATAAGGGCAAAAAACAGGCTGTCATCATCGGCCAATGGCTAACCAGCCAAGGAATTTCATCAGCAAAAGTCATCAGTAGTGTCTGGTGCCGCTGTCTTGATACGGCAAAACTCTTAAATAAAGGTGCGGTTACTACCTCACCTGCGCTAGGCTCCTTTTTTGATGACATGAGTCTGCAGAAGCAACAAACTCAAGATCTAGAAAAACTCATTCAGATCCAATTGCATGAAAACCCAAAGACGCCCCTGATTCTGGTGACACACCACGTCAATATTCAGGCTTATGCAGGAAAAGTGGTGAATGTTGGAGACATGGTTTTAGTTAAAGTAGATCCGAGTGGCAAGAATCTCTCTCAACAGATCTATCCAAGCCCAAGCTTTTGA
- a CDS encoding ABC transporter ATP-binding protein — protein MNNILSISHLFKTYQSGFQALKDINLEIAKGEIFALLGQNGAGKTTLISIICGIVSPSSGQVLVDGKNIIGDYREARELIGLVPQELSTDSFETVWNTVTFSRGLYGKAPNPAFIEKILKDLSLWDKRNSKIMTLSGGMKRRVMIAKALSHEPSILFLDEPTAGVDVSLRKDMWNLVKILKDNGTTVILTTHYIEEAEEMADRIGIIRGGELIMVDNKLALMNKLGKKELTLQLQNPLQSLPKELDFPSLSLSEDKCELTYRFDSKDEDINIAQLLQKITSLGIVFKDLHTKQSSLEEIFVNLINSEANTHEA, from the coding sequence ATGAATAACATCCTCTCGATTTCCCATCTTTTTAAGACTTATCAATCCGGCTTCCAAGCACTAAAGGATATTAATTTAGAGATAGCCAAAGGTGAAATCTTTGCTCTACTTGGACAAAATGGCGCAGGAAAAACTACGCTGATCAGCATTATTTGTGGAATTGTGAGTCCTAGCAGTGGTCAAGTTTTGGTGGATGGTAAAAATATCATCGGCGATTACCGTGAGGCAAGAGAGTTGATTGGTCTGGTTCCCCAAGAACTCTCGACTGACTCTTTTGAAACCGTCTGGAATACCGTTACCTTTAGTCGCGGCCTGTATGGGAAAGCACCCAATCCAGCCTTCATTGAAAAAATCCTGAAAGACCTGTCTTTATGGGATAAGCGTAATAGCAAAATCATGACGCTGTCAGGTGGCATGAAACGCCGAGTGATGATTGCAAAAGCGCTCTCGCATGAACCTAGCATTCTCTTTCTGGATGAGCCCACTGCTGGTGTAGACGTCAGCCTCAGAAAAGACATGTGGAATTTAGTCAAAATTCTCAAGGACAATGGCACCACCGTCATTCTGACGACCCACTACATTGAAGAAGCCGAGGAGATGGCGGACCGCATTGGCATTATTCGCGGTGGCGAGCTCATCATGGTGGATAACAAATTAGCGCTCATGAATAAATTGGGCAAAAAAGAGTTAACTCTTCAACTGCAAAATCCACTGCAGAGCCTTCCGAAGGAGCTGGATTTTCCAAGCTTAAGTCTTTCCGAAGATAAATGTGAGCTTACGTATCGCTTTGACTCCAAAGACGAAGATATCAATATTGCACAGCTATTACAAAAAATTACTAGCCTGGGCATTGTCTTTAAAGACCTCCATACAAAACAGAGTTCGCTAGAAGAAATCTTTGTCAATCTTATTAACTCAGAGGCAAATACCCATGAAGCTTAA
- a CDS encoding ABC transporter permease, which translates to MKLNYYGVRAIYKFEMARTRRTLMQSIIAPVISTSLYFIVFGSAIGSRMTQMEGISYGAFIVPGLIMLSLLTQSISNASFGIYFPKFSGTIYEILSAPISPLEIVMGYVGAAASKSIILGLIILATATFFVPLQIDHPFWMLFYLVITSITFSMIGFIIGVWADGFEKLQVVPLLIITPLTFLGGSFYSISVLPAFWQKVALLNPVVYLISGFRWSFYGIEDVSLWVSLGMTMSFLAISIAVVIWIFKTGYRLKK; encoded by the coding sequence ATGAAGCTTAATTACTATGGTGTACGTGCCATTTATAAATTTGAAATGGCAAGAACGCGCCGCACTTTAATGCAAAGCATTATTGCCCCGGTAATCTCGACTTCTTTGTACTTTATTGTCTTTGGCTCTGCTATTGGTTCACGCATGACGCAAATGGAGGGCATTTCCTATGGCGCATTTATCGTTCCCGGCCTCATCATGCTGTCACTGCTGACGCAAAGTATCTCGAATGCCTCTTTTGGAATCTACTTTCCTAAATTTAGTGGGACCATCTATGAAATTCTCTCTGCCCCAATCTCACCATTAGAGATTGTGATGGGCTACGTTGGCGCTGCAGCGAGTAAATCGATTATTTTGGGATTGATTATTCTTGCTACCGCAACCTTTTTTGTACCCCTGCAAATAGATCATCCCTTCTGGATGCTGTTTTACCTAGTGATTACTTCCATTACCTTCAGCATGATTGGCTTCATCATTGGCGTGTGGGCAGATGGCTTTGAAAAACTCCAAGTAGTTCCACTACTAATCATTACGCCCCTCACCTTTTTGGGCGGAAGCTTTTATTCCATCTCTGTTTTACCGGCCTTCTGGCAAAAAGTAGCCTTACTCAACCCAGTCGTCTATCTCATCAGTGGCTTTCGTTGGAGCTTTTATGGCATTGAAGATGTATCGCTTTGGGTAAGCCTCGGAATGACAATGTCCTTTTTAGCAATATCAATTGCAGTTGTCATCTGGATATTTAAGACAGGTTATCGTCTTAAAAAGTAA
- a CDS encoding sulfite exporter TauE/SafE family protein, whose amino-acid sequence MLISDIAWLMLGGSLSGFLAGLLGIGGGVILVPLMILIFSRLGFHENVLMHIAIATGMASVLFTTSSAVMAHQKRGNIDWKLVGALSPGLVLGAVVGGGKFFDVINGAWLSLGFSIFMIYSSTQMILNKSPHAARGLPGRFGLFGFGVLTGIIASLLGAGGAFITVPFMIWCNVKPHNAMANSSGLGFPIAASSTLGYIYGGWGNASLPEYSLGYVYVPALLCIVITSMLAAPIGAKVVSRLEAPRLKRIFGFTLLLVALFMLNESRKAFGITF is encoded by the coding sequence ATGTTAATCAGTGATATTGCGTGGCTGATGTTGGGTGGAAGTCTGTCAGGTTTTTTGGCAGGCTTATTAGGAATTGGCGGTGGGGTAATTTTAGTTCCACTCATGATTCTGATATTTAGCCGCTTGGGCTTTCATGAGAATGTTCTGATGCATATCGCCATTGCAACAGGTATGGCTAGCGTTTTATTTACCACTTCTTCAGCGGTGATGGCGCATCAGAAGCGTGGCAACATTGATTGGAAGCTAGTTGGCGCCTTATCGCCGGGGCTTGTGTTGGGTGCTGTAGTCGGTGGCGGAAAATTTTTTGATGTGATTAATGGAGCTTGGCTATCGCTAGGATTTTCCATTTTTATGATTTACTCATCTACCCAAATGATTCTGAATAAATCCCCTCATGCTGCACGTGGATTGCCTGGACGCTTTGGCCTTTTTGGCTTTGGTGTCTTGACGGGCATCATTGCAAGCCTACTAGGGGCAGGTGGCGCATTCATTACCGTCCCATTTATGATTTGGTGCAATGTGAAGCCCCATAACGCCATGGCAAATTCATCGGGCTTAGGCTTTCCAATTGCTGCCTCATCGACGTTGGGCTATATCTATGGGGGCTGGGGTAACGCATCCTTGCCCGAGTATTCGCTTGGCTATGTTTATGTGCCTGCTTTATTGTGCATTGTGATTACCAGCATGCTTGCTGCACCAATAGGGGCAAAGGTGGTAAGCAGGCTAGAGGCGCCTAGATTAAAGCGTATTTTTGGGTTTACCCTGTTACTTGTTGCCTTGTTCATGCTGAACGAAAGCAGAAAGGCTTTTGGAATTACTTTTTAA
- a CDS encoding amidase — translation MKNTIGLTEACNLMAANQLKPVDVLQVSFDKANEVEPVLKAFVSRASMDSMAKQVKPGPLSGIPIAVKDIINTVDLPTTNGSPIYKDKTPAEDAAIVKKIRSLGGVIFGKSVTTEFAWRNPGPTTNPFNAEHTPGGSSSGSAASVGAGIVPLALGSQTQGSIIRPAAYCGVVGYKASYGAVSKSGAHALSYSLDHIGFFTRSVDDMAYALNHLKNSDASDPELIVLPDLVFGVNRQLPMLDKPKIALLETPLDHMMSDDQKQALHLAVQKLEKSGAVVQKLSLPQAYWDAIQAMNLIMESEAAEIHADHSDKVNDLLSIHIQELVARGLKHSAPAYIAAKFLQKKLRASIGAYFDEFDAFLMAPASGEAPKSLVSTGDPIFCALWSFLGIPSITIPATKSKNGLPLGVQLIGNYRGDAKLLSVAKFAEFALAQK, via the coding sequence ATGAAAAACACAATTGGACTGACTGAGGCTTGTAACTTAATGGCAGCTAATCAATTAAAGCCTGTCGATGTATTGCAGGTATCTTTTGATAAGGCTAATGAAGTAGAGCCAGTTCTCAAGGCTTTTGTCTCAAGAGCTTCAATGGACTCAATGGCAAAGCAAGTAAAGCCTGGCCCGCTCTCAGGAATTCCGATTGCTGTTAAAGACATTATTAATACCGTTGATCTTCCAACAACCAATGGTTCACCAATCTATAAAGATAAGACCCCTGCTGAAGACGCGGCAATTGTTAAAAAGATTCGTAGTCTGGGCGGCGTAATTTTTGGAAAATCAGTCACTACTGAATTTGCATGGCGCAATCCCGGCCCTACGACAAACCCTTTTAATGCAGAACATACGCCTGGCGGCTCTTCTAGTGGATCAGCAGCATCCGTTGGTGCAGGGATTGTTCCTTTGGCGCTAGGCTCACAAACACAAGGCTCAATCATTCGGCCGGCAGCGTATTGCGGCGTAGTGGGATACAAGGCAAGCTATGGAGCGGTTTCTAAGTCTGGAGCTCACGCTTTATCTTATTCATTGGATCACATAGGGTTCTTCACGCGTTCAGTGGATGACATGGCTTATGCCTTGAATCATCTAAAAAATAGCGATGCCTCTGATCCAGAGTTAATCGTTCTCCCAGATTTGGTATTTGGTGTAAATCGACAGCTGCCAATGTTGGATAAACCCAAGATCGCTCTACTAGAAACACCCTTAGATCATATGATGTCTGATGATCAAAAGCAGGCCTTGCACCTAGCCGTTCAAAAGCTAGAGAAGTCAGGCGCTGTTGTTCAAAAGCTTTCTCTGCCACAGGCATACTGGGATGCAATTCAGGCAATGAATCTCATTATGGAGTCTGAAGCTGCAGAAATTCATGCGGATCACTCTGACAAAGTAAATGACTTGCTGAGTATCCATATTCAAGAGTTGGTAGCTAGGGGTCTGAAGCATAGCGCTCCTGCTTATATTGCTGCAAAGTTCTTGCAGAAAAAACTACGCGCTTCTATTGGTGCTTATTTTGATGAATTTGATGCATTCTTAATGGCGCCTGCAAGTGGGGAGGCTCCAAAGAGCTTGGTCTCCACTGGTGATCCGATTTTCTGTGCTCTTTGGAGTTTTTTAGGAATTCCATCTATTACTATTCCTGCGACTAAGTCAAAGAATGGATTGCCCTTGGGTGTTCAGCTCATTGGAAATTACCGTGGCGATGCTAAATTACTCAGTGTTGCTAAATTTGCCGAGTTTGCTCTGGCCCAGAAATAG
- a CDS encoding ABC transporter substrate-binding protein, translating to MKSIYRRLQVSIAALVIAGMSFSAAAEVKTVTISQAFQSMLYLPLYVAIDKGFFKDQGLSVIKETAGSPTAALSSVLSGSSQFSIHGPEWTAIAASKGANVGVISNAVNGAAVWIATAPDVKFTSIKDIKGQKVVTGLMPTTSTSLFLKLLKENGMSDKDVDMIQVPLGTEPAALLGGQAKVAVLYEPGLDQVAIKGMKVVLGFPKTYGPYAFSSITAMKTVDPVSAQRMVNGMEVALRFMAKDPKGAIEVAKKEFPTLDPQVVENAVTRMMSENVFPKSVQITPAALKISMDTQIALGNLKEQPVFENFINETYIQNAIKLK from the coding sequence ATGAAATCGATTTACAGAAGGCTACAAGTTAGTATTGCTGCGTTAGTCATTGCTGGAATGTCCTTTAGTGCCGCAGCTGAAGTAAAGACGGTCACTATCTCTCAGGCATTTCAGTCAATGTTGTACCTACCACTTTATGTTGCAATTGATAAAGGCTTCTTTAAAGATCAGGGCTTAAGCGTAATTAAAGAAACCGCAGGATCTCCTACTGCAGCTTTATCTTCAGTCCTATCAGGAAGTTCACAATTCTCTATTCACGGTCCTGAGTGGACTGCCATTGCCGCTTCTAAAGGCGCCAATGTCGGCGTGATTAGTAATGCAGTTAATGGCGCAGCGGTATGGATTGCAACGGCCCCTGATGTCAAATTTACAAGCATTAAAGACATCAAAGGCCAAAAAGTAGTGACTGGTTTGATGCCAACAACAAGTACTTCTTTATTTCTAAAGTTGCTTAAAGAAAACGGTATGAGCGATAAGGATGTCGATATGATCCAAGTTCCTTTGGGTACAGAGCCGGCAGCCCTATTAGGTGGTCAAGCTAAAGTGGCAGTGTTGTATGAGCCAGGTCTTGATCAAGTGGCAATCAAAGGGATGAAGGTTGTTTTGGGTTTCCCAAAAACTTATGGTCCTTACGCCTTCTCTTCCATTACCGCAATGAAGACGGTTGATCCTGTATCTGCTCAGAGAATGGTGAATGGTATGGAAGTTGCACTTCGTTTTATGGCCAAAGATCCTAAGGGTGCTATTGAGGTTGCTAAGAAAGAATTTCCAACTCTCGATCCTCAAGTTGTTGAGAATGCAGTAACACGCATGATGAGCGAGAACGTGTTTCCTAAGAGCGTTCAAATTACTCCTGCAGCACTCAAAATTTCAATGGATACACAAATTGCTTTGGGTAACCTAAAAGAGCAGCCTGTATTTGAGAACTTCATTAACGAAACTTATATACAGAACGCTATAAAACTGAAGTAA
- a CDS encoding ABC transporter permease: MSQMLDTSLGKSLIQILSVVIFFAIWQTLAEFGLISEFLIGTPFGIWKRFIASVMDYSLFIDTGYTLWEALLGFVIGTLVGTSIGLLLWYSKWVSQIVEPFIVAINSVPKIALAPIILLWFGTGLGAKVVLVVSMTAIIALIAAHQATKEADKDLQSLLYSMGADRKQIFRQVVVPSSMPAIVSNFRINVGFGLVGAVVGEFISSKAGLGHMIYNASSLYELNSVWVGLFMLMIVGFFLYHCIDSLERFLFPWRNDAGRTQIRM, encoded by the coding sequence ATGAGTCAAATGCTAGACACAAGTCTTGGAAAGTCTCTCATCCAAATTCTATCGGTCGTCATTTTCTTTGCAATTTGGCAAACATTGGCAGAGTTTGGCCTTATCTCTGAGTTCTTAATTGGAACACCATTTGGAATTTGGAAGCGTTTCATCGCGAGCGTTATGGATTACTCGCTATTTATTGATACTGGATATACGCTCTGGGAAGCTTTGCTAGGATTTGTCATTGGCACTTTGGTTGGAACAAGTATCGGCCTTTTACTTTGGTACTCGAAATGGGTCTCCCAAATTGTGGAACCTTTTATTGTGGCAATCAATAGTGTTCCCAAAATTGCTTTGGCCCCAATTATCTTGCTTTGGTTTGGTACTGGCTTAGGGGCTAAGGTTGTATTGGTTGTCTCAATGACAGCCATCATTGCCCTCATTGCAGCCCATCAAGCTACCAAAGAGGCGGATAAAGATTTGCAATCCTTGCTGTACTCAATGGGTGCCGATCGTAAGCAAATATTCCGTCAGGTGGTTGTGCCTTCATCTATGCCAGCGATTGTTTCCAACTTTCGTATCAACGTAGGCTTTGGATTGGTTGGTGCGGTTGTGGGTGAATTTATTTCATCTAAAGCAGGTTTAGGCCACATGATTTACAACGCCTCAAGCTTGTACGAACTCAATTCTGTTTGGGTTGGCTTATTCATGCTCATGATCGTTGGATTCTTTCTCTACCACTGCATTGATTCCTTGGAGCGTTTCTTGTTTCCTTGGCGAAATGATGCAGGACGTACACAAATTCGGATGTAA
- a CDS encoding ABC transporter ATP-binding protein: MNPNKNNEWRLMVSNPVVQLSLDSIHKSFASKSGPVPVLDGLTFDVMEQDFLSIIGPSGCGKSTIFNIIAGLLESDNGSMIYRGNKIQSLRGKVGYMMQKDLLFPWRTVLENVMLGLRVRGEDDANGVEKARDYLNTFGLSGFEKAYPQTLSGGMRQRVALIRTLLMDPDILLLDEPFSALDYQTRLYLESVLLDAVAKFKKTVILVTHDIDEAVALSKRVVALSTRPTIVKNVHQIEIERSSPIEARSHKNFGEYFHLLCSELDIQTRKDEVV; encoded by the coding sequence ATGAACCCTAATAAAAATAATGAATGGAGATTGATGGTGAGTAATCCTGTAGTACAACTTTCATTAGATTCAATTCATAAATCCTTCGCTAGCAAGAGCGGTCCAGTTCCTGTTCTTGATGGGCTCACCTTCGATGTGATGGAGCAGGATTTTCTGAGCATCATTGGGCCAAGCGGGTGCGGAAAGTCAACTATCTTCAATATCATTGCCGGCCTACTGGAGTCTGATAACGGCAGCATGATCTATCGAGGCAACAAAATTCAAAGCCTAAGAGGTAAGGTAGGCTACATGATGCAAAAGGACTTGCTATTCCCATGGCGGACGGTTCTGGAGAATGTCATGCTTGGGCTGCGGGTACGGGGTGAGGATGATGCTAATGGTGTTGAAAAGGCAAGAGACTATCTCAATACTTTTGGCCTATCCGGATTTGAAAAAGCCTATCCTCAAACCCTTTCAGGAGGCATGCGACAGCGCGTTGCGCTCATTCGTACTCTTTTAATGGACCCAGACATTCTGTTGTTGGACGAGCCATTTTCAGCTTTAGATTATCAAACCAGGCTTTACCTCGAAAGTGTTTTATTAGATGCGGTAGCCAAGTTCAAAAAGACGGTCATTTTGGTTACTCACGATATTGATGAAGCAGTTGCCTTATCTAAGCGGGTAGTAGCTCTCAGTACTAGACCCACCATCGTCAAAAATGTGCATCAAATTGAGATTGAGCGCTCCTCGCCAATAGAAGCACGTTCTCATAAAAATTTCGGCGAGTACTTTCATCTACTTTGCTCTGAGTTAGATATTCAAACCAGAAAGGATGAAGTGGTATGA